In the Balaenoptera acutorostrata chromosome 7, mBalAcu1.1, whole genome shotgun sequence genome, one interval contains:
- the AGR2 gene encoding anterior gradient protein 2 homolog: MEKISVSAFLLLVALSYTLAKDTTVKPGAKKDTKDSQPKLPQTLSRGWGDQLIWTQTYEEALFKSKTSNKPLMIIHHLDECPHSQALKKTFAENKEIQKLAEQFVLLNLVYETTDKHLSPDGQYVPRIMFIDPSLTVRADITGRYSNRLYAYEPSDMALLLDNMKKALKFLKTEL, translated from the exons ATGGAGAAGATTTCAGTGTCAGCATTCTTGCTCCTTGTGGCCCTCTCCTACACTCTGGCCAAAGACACCACAGTCAAACCAGGAGCTAAGAAGGACACAAAGGACTCTCAACCCAAACTGCCCCAGACCCTCTCCAGAG GTTGGGGCGATCAACTCATCTGGACTCAGACATATGAAGAAGCTTTATTCAAATCCAAGACAAG CAATAAACCCTTGATGATTATTCATCACTTGGATGAATGCCCACACAGTCAAG CTTTAAAGAAGACATTtgctgaaaataaagaaatccagAAATTGGCAGAGCAGTTTGTCCTCCTCAATCTAGTT tatgaaacaactgacaaacaCCTTTCTCCTGATGGCCAATACGTCCCCAGGATTATGTTTATTG ACCCATCCCTGACAGTTAGAGCCGACATCACTGGAAGATACTCAAATCGTCTCTATGCTTACGAACCTTCGGATATGGCTCTAC